A window from Podospora bellae-mahoneyi strain CBS 112042 chromosome 1 map unlocalized CBS112042p_1, whole genome shotgun sequence encodes these proteins:
- a CDS encoding uncharacterized protein (EggNog:ENOG503NV5M; COG:O): MKFNVAAAAASAAILAGGVYADDQKVLKEESSSTAAEASTKSVPPLPTFTPTKLKAPFLEQFTDDWEQRWKPSHAKKDTKGSEEEWAYIGEWSVEEPTVYKGMEGDKGLVVKNAAAHHAISAKFPKKIDPKGKTLVVQYEVKLQDGLECGGAYMKLLRDNKALHQDEFSNATPYVIMFGPDKCGHTNKVHFIFNHKNPKTGEYEEKHLSSAPSAKIVKTTELYTLTVHPNNTYSIGINGEQVKEGSLLEDFTPSVNPPKEIDDPKDKKPEDWVDEARIQDPDAKKPDDWDEDAPYEIVDEDATQPADWLVDEPLTIPDPEAQKPEDWDDEEDGDWIAPTVPNPKCADVSGCGPWTKPMIKNPDYKGKWSAPYIDNPAYKGVWAPRKIKNPDYFEDKNPANFEPIGAIGYEIWTMQKDILFDNIYIGHSVEDARKLAEETFFKKHPVEEALEEAERPKEEDKPASPNDLKFLDDPKTYITEKLDLFLTIAQRDPIEAIKFVPEIAGGIAAVLLTVLGLIFGIVGVATNPAPVKKAAAEVKEKAKEAKDKVAEAAATGAETAKAEVTKRTNTRKA; the protein is encoded by the exons ATGAAGTTCAacgttgctgccgctgctgccagcgCAGCCATCCTGGCCGGTGGTGTCTACGCCGACGACCAGAAGGTGCTCAAGGAGGAAAGCTCCAGCACTGCCGCCGAGGCCTCGACCAAGTCGGTCCCCCCTCTGCCAACCTTTACT CCtaccaagctcaaggcccCATTCCTCGAGCAGTTCACCGACGACTGGGAGCAAAGGTGGAAGCCTTCCCACGCCAAGAAGGATACCAAGGGCTCTGAGGAAGAATGGGCCTACATCGGCGAGTGGTCCGTCGAGGAGCCCACCGTCTACAAGGGCATGGAGGGTGACAAGGGTCTTGTTGTCAAGAACGCTGCTGCCCACCACGCCATCTCGGCGAAATTCCCCAAGAAGATCGACCCCAAGGGCAAGACTCTCGTCGTTCAGTATGAGGTCAAGCTTCAAG ACGGCCTCGAATGCGGCGGTGCTTATATGAAGCTCCTCCGGGATAACAAGGCTCTCCACCAGGATGAGTTCTCCAACGCGACCCCATACGTGATCATGTTCGGTCCCGACAAGTGCGGCCACACCAACAAGGTGCACTTCATTTTCAACCACAAGAACCCCAAGACTGGGGAGTACGAGGAGAAGCATCTCTCTTCCGCGCCCTCGGCCAAGATTGTCAAGACTACTGAGCTCTACACCCTCACAGtccaccccaacaacacctacTCCATTGGCATCAACGGCGAGCAGGTCAAAGAGGGCAGCCTCCTCGAGGACTTTACTCCTTCGGTCAACCCTCCCAAGGAGATTGACGAccccaaggacaagaagcccGAGGACTGGGTTGATGAGGCCCGTATTCAGGACCCCGATGCCAAGAAGCCCGATGActgggatgaggatgccCCGTACGAGATTGTCGATGAGGATGCCACTCAGCCTGCTGACTGGCTCGTCGATGAgcccctcaccatccccgacCCCGAGGCCCAGAAGCCTGAGGattgggatgatgaggaggatggggactGGATCGCCCCCACTgtccccaaccccaagtgCGCTGATGTTTCTGGCTGTGGCCCCTGGACCAAGCCCATGATTAAGAACCCCGACTACAAGGGCAAGTGGTCTGCTCCTTACATTGACAACCCTGCCTACAAGGGCGTCTGGGCTCCCCGCAAGATCAAGAACCCCGACTACTTCGAAGACAAGAACCCCGCCAACTTTGAGCCCATTGGTGCCATCGGCTACGAGATCTGGACCATGCAGAAGGATATCCTTTTCGACAACATCTACATTGGTCACTCCGTTGAGGATGCCCGCAAGCTCGCCGAGGAGACTTTCTTCAAGAAGCACCCCGTTGAGGAGGCCCttgaggaggccgagagacccaaggaggaggacaagccCGCTTCTCCCAACGACCTCAAGTTCTTGGATGACCCCAAGACCTACATCACTGAGAAGCTTGACTTGTTCTTGACCATCGCCCAGCGCGACCCCATTGAGGCCATCAAGTTCGTTCCCGAGATTGCTGGCGGCATTGCCGCTGTCCTCCTCACTGTCCTCGGCCTCATCTTCGGCATTGTCGGCGTTGCTACCAACCCCGCCCCTgtcaagaaggctgccgctgaggtcaaggagaaggccaaggaggccaaggacaAGGTCGCTGAGGCTGCCGCCACTGGCGCCGAGACGGCCAAGGCTGAGGTTACCAAGCGCACCAACACGCGGAAGGCGTAA
- a CDS encoding uncharacterized protein (EggNog:ENOG503NZNV; COG:S) — MTITALNPNDPLYHLPTAQTFHLRTLFYTQLSLGKIKPLVLPSAFFGTLFLPLLYLSIPHKSRPWLYSLRWVVAFLIVYIDYTLLLTTSGSNVAIGYAVGLIACHGTVWGLTLVLFTRPQWDAARVVRDGGKGGYTWEFYPEGGSWWKRVGWAGDLLLNFRGVGWNYAVSTIPSPPFPTAGGGQGQTVEMGRMEKVTRQGYWVCETGREFVRDRLWQVGWSWVVIDVWTTFGRADPYIVLGPEYVHSSHWKINSLPPALEGMPMGVVSLGRSILGITGVAAGLFYFHSIYQLVNYCVLGKGGLDLLGVQGELWQYPSLFGGFHMVKEKGLAGFWGAWWHQSFRRGFAAAGEWVFDVVATGETVPALRVRDTNGEVNGKGYDNDKERRAKKPTRAKTVVTVLIAFFLSGLMHACGGLTSMSPTTKFWTPIMFFATQGVGTLVQGFVCQYFRGFIERNFSTRWRRVGNLVVVAVWLQLTGWGLVDDMSRAGIWLFEPVPFSPVRWLVKILGYGDMLGGNNGNVWRLDEEYGLRWWWGPEGRWWESGLRL; from the coding sequence AtgaccatcaccgccctcaaccccaacgacCCCCtctaccacctccccaccgctCAGACTTTTCACCTCCGCACCCTTTTTTACACCCAGCTCTCCCTCGGAAAGATCAaacccctcgtcctcccctccgccttcttcggcaccctcttcctccccttgctctacctctccatcccacATAAATCCCGCCCCTGGCTATATTCCCTTAGGTGGGTGGTCGCCTTTTTGATCGTGTACATCGATTACACACTCCTACTCACCACCTCTGGCTCCAACGTCGCGATTGGTTATGCTGTTGGGTTGATTGCCTGTCATGGGACGGTGTGGGGATTGACGCTGGTGTTGTTTACACGGCCGCAGTGGGATGCTGCGCGTGTTGTGAGAgatgggggaaagggggggtatACATGGGAGTTTTACCCtgagggggggagttggtggaagagggtgggATGGGCGGGGGATTTGCTGCTGAATtttaggggggtggggtggaaTTATGCTGTTAGTACTATACCGTCCCCGCCGTTTCCGACAGCGGGAGGGGGCCAGGGGCAAACggttgagatggggaggatggaaaaGGTGACGAGGCAGGGGTATTGGGTTTGtgagacggggagggagtttgTGAGGGATCGGTTGTGGCAGGTTGGGTGGAGTTgggtggtgattgatgtGTGGACTACGTTTGGGAGGGCGGATCCATATATTGTTTTGGGGCCCGAGTATGTGCACTCGTCGCATTGGAAAATCAACAGTTTGCCCCCGGCGCTGGAGGGGATGccgatgggggtggtgagcttggggaggagcATCTTGGGGATTacgggggtggcggcgggaTTGTTTTATTTTCATTCGATTTATCAGTTGGTTAATTACTGTGtgcttgggaagggggggttggatttATTGGGGGTGCAGGGGGAGTTGTGGCAGTATCCGAGTctgtttggggggtttcACATGGTGAAGGAGAAAGGCCTggctgggttttggggggcgtGGTGGCATCAGAGTTTTAGGAGGGGGttcgcggcggcgggggagtgGGTTTTCGATGTGGTGGCTACGGGGGAGACGGTGCCTGctttgagggtgagggataCCAACGGGGAGGTGAATGGAAAGGGGTATGACAATGATAAGGAGCGACGGGCTAAGAAGCCGACGAGGGCGAAGACGGTGGTTACGGTGTTGATTGCGTTTTTCTTGTCGGGGCTGATGCATGCCTGTGGCGGGTTGACGTCTATGAGTCCTACGACCAAGTTTTGGACGCCAATTATGTTTTTTGCCACTCAGGGCGTCGGGACGCTGGTTCAGGGCTTTGTTTGTCAGTATTTTAGGGGGTTCATTGAGAGGAACTTTtcgacgaggtggaggagggtagGGAacttggttgttgttgctgtgtggCTTCAGTTGACTGGTTGGGGGCTTGTTGATGATATGAGCAGGGCGGGGATCTGGTTGTTTGAACCTGTGCCGTTCTCGCCGGTGAGATGGTTGGTAAAGATCTTGGGTTATGGAGATATGCTGGGAGGGAATAATGGAAATGTGTGGAGGTTGGACGAGGAGTATGGCttgagatggtggtggggaccTGAAggcaggtggtgggagagcgGGCTTAGACTTTGA
- a CDS encoding uncharacterized protein (COG:H; EggNog:ENOG503NXCU) yields the protein MDKSNNAMTSGYNAKVEAFRDEEYPMLKGSVYLDHAGTTPYPKSLMDSFVRDMTSNLYGNPHSGSSSSQLSTSRIEDIRLRVLQFFNADPADFDVVFVANATAGIKLVVDALRAAPDGFNYAYHQASHTSLVGVREEARNSLCLDDRQVEEWATGQTPFEGHEDRPTLFAYPAQSNMDGSRLPLRWSDTIRCNTDVSRNRTYTLLDAAAYVCSSPLDLSSVERAPDFIVLSFYKIFGFPDLGALLVRRQAEEVFNTMKYFGGGTVDMVVVCVKEQWHAPKSQFLHERLEHGTLPIHNIIALDAAMDVQKQLFGTMKEVSQHTAFLHQRLDRGLRSIRHGNGGPVCTIYSPEPYPQAGSGPVVAFNIRNNQNAWVSLAEVEKLATLKGFHIRTGGVCNPGGIASALGLEPWEMRQNFSSGFRCGTDNDIMAGKPTGVIRASLGAMSTISDVDAFVDFIAEFYQDLTLPPPLTSHTTQQSSRPDLCVHSISIYPIKSCGHFQVPPGVDWEVRPEGLAWDREWCLVHQGTGQALSQKRYPKMALVRPTLDFDRGELRVRYAGQLPPHQPREISIPLSKNPSLFRQPTTLGSRSSRVCGEEILAQTYVSNKVNDFFSGALGVPCMLARFPPGGQGKSMRHSKAHLQKHQLPLATPSHQTPRLPGSFPGDHPPSPPDSDTERSGQERRILLSNESPILAITLPSLDALNEEIRRTGNHNGEISPDVFRANIVIAPASQGSQGSIEPYAEDSWSHLKIGDGGHRFEMLGSCRRCHMVCINQDTAEKSQEPFVTLSKTRRFDGKVFFGVHMAVTSQSQLPTLRVGDVVVPSWTLV from the exons ATGGACAAGTCTAACAATGCGATGACAAGCGGCTACAATGCCAAAGTGGAGGCCTTTCGAGATGAGGAGTACCCTATGCTCAAAG GGTCCGTTTATCTTGATCATGCTGGGACGACGCCATACCCCAAATCATTGATGGACTCGTTCGTCCGAGATATGACATCGAACCTTTATGGCAATCCCCACTCTGGATCCAGTTCATCCCAGCTTTCAACATCTAGGATTGAAGATATTCGGCTCCGAGTGCTCCAGTTCTTCAATGCTGACCCTGCCGACTTTGATGTGGTGTTCGTGGCCAATGCGACAGCTGGAATCAAGCTTGTTGTAGATGCCCTGAGAGCTGCTCCTGATGGGTTCAACTATGCGTATCATCAAGCGAGTCACACCAGTCTAGTCGGTGTTCGGGAAGAGGCTCGAAATAGCCTCTGTCTGGACGACAGACAGGTTGAAGAATGGGCAACGGGTCAAACCCCATTTGAAGGCCATGAGGACAGACCGACTCTATTTGCATACCCTGCGCAATCTAATATGGATGGCAGTCGGTTGCCTCTGCGGTGGTCAGACACGATCCGCTGCAACACAGATGTATCGAGGAATAGGACATACACTTTACTGGATGCGGCAGCATATGTGTGTTCCTCACCGCTCGACCTCAGTTCTGTCGAGCGAGCCCCTGACTTCATAGTCTTGAGCTTCTACAAGATATTCGGCTTCCCGGATCTAGGTGCTCTGCTTGTAAGACGCCAAGCGGAAGAAGTCTTCAATACGATGAAGTATTTCGGAGGCGGCACTGTCGatatggttgttgtttgcgTGAAGGAGCAGTGGCACGCCCCTAAGAGCCAGTTCTTACATGAGCGTCTGGAACATGGAACATTACCTATTCACAACATCATCGCGCTCGACGCTGCTATGGACGTTCAAAAACAATTGTTCGGTACGATGAAGGAGGTATCACAACATACGGCGTTTTTACATCAAAGACTGGACCGCGGTCTTCGGTCAATACGGCATGGGAACGGCGGGCCGGTCTGCACCATCTATTCACCAGAACCTTACCCACAAGCGGGTAGTGGTCCTGTGGTCGCCTTCAATATCCGAAACAACCAAAATGCATGGGTGAGCCTGGCCGAAGTCGAGAAGCTGGCTACCCTAAAAGGCTTCCATATCCGCACAGGTGGTGTGTGCAACCCTGGAGGTATCGCTTCAGCTCTTGGTCTCGAGCCTTGGGAGATGAGGCAAAACTTTAGCTCTGGCTTTCGGTGCGGAACCGACAATGACATTATGGCCGGAAAACCGACTGGCGTCATTCGAGCGAGCCTTGGAGCCATGAGTACTATCTCAGATGTCGATGCATTCGTGGACTTTATTGCAGAGTTCTACCAGGATTTGActctgccaccacctcttACATCACACACAACCCAGCAATCAAGTCGGCCTGATCTTTGCGTTCACAGTATAAGTATATACCCTATCAAAAGCTGCGGTCATTTCCAGGTTCCTCCAGGAGTTGATTGGGAGGTCCGACCAGAAGGCCTTGCTTGGGATCGGGAATGGTGTCTGGTTCACCAAGGCACTGGTCAAGCTCTGAGCCAAAAGAGATACCCAAAGATGGCACTTGTACGGCCAACACTGGATTTCGATCGAGGCGAGCTAAGGGTCAGATATGCCGGACAACTTCCACCGCACCAGCCTAGAGAAATAAGCATACCACTCTCTAAGAACCCTTCCTTGTTTCGGCAACCAACGACACTAGGGTCGCGATCATCACGAGTTTGTGGCGAGGAAATCCTAGCGCAAACATACGTCTCGAACAAGGTCAATGATTTCTTCTCGGGTGCCCTCGGAGTGCCCTGCATGCTGGCCAGATTTCCCCCAGGAGGCCAAGGAAAAAGTATGCGGCATTCAAAAGCTCATCTTCAGAAGCATCAACTTCCATTGGCAACACCctctcatcaaacaccacgACTTCCTGGCTCGTTTCCCGGagaccacccaccatcaccaccagactCGGACACGGAAAGAAGTGGCCAAGAACGACGCATACTATTGTCCAATGAAAGCCCCATACTGGCTATCACTCTTCCGAGTCTGGATGCCCTCAATGAGGAGATCAGGAGGACAGGTAACCACAACGGGGAAATCTCTCCAGATGTTTTCCGAGCCAATATTGTGATTGCCCCGGCCTCACAAGGCTCACAAGGTTCGATAGAGCCCTACGCCGAAGACTCGTGGTCACATCTGAAAATAGGAGATGGTGGTCACAGGTTTGAGATGTTGGGGTCTTGCAGGAGATGTCACATGGTGTGCATCAACCAGGACACGGCGGAAAAGAGCCAGGAGCCGTTTGTGACACTGTCAAAGACGAGGAGGTTTGATGGCAAGGTCTTTTTTGGGGTCCACATGGCAGTGACGAGCCAATCGCAACTTCCCACTttgagggtgggggatgtggttgttcCTTCCTGGACACTGGTGTAA
- the ALD6 gene encoding aldehyde dehydrogenase (NADP(+)) ald6 (EggNog:ENOG503NWK1; COG:E; COG:G) has translation MRRFASRAAVASSHFSSSQRSASALLGSSSPALRMAPSKNSTHSASAAAVRRIHATAQHLRPAGTASAYGLASTATNFPTTHEKLQTAYDTPWFVNNEFVKSATSQYIDLHDPATNELITRVPQNTDEELKAAVAAAEKAFKSWSATSVLHRQQIMFKFVGLIRENWDRLAASITLEQGKTFADSKGDVLRGLQVAEAACGAPELLKGEVLEVAKDMETRTYREPLGVVAAICPFNFPAMIPLWCIPVATITGNTLILKPSERDPGAAMILAELTKKAGFPEGVVNIVHGAHRTVNFILDEPAIKAVSFVGGNKAGEYIFSRGSANGKRVQANLGAKNHAAVLPDCNKNQFLNAVVGAAFGAAGQRCMALSTLVMVGETKEWLPELAERAKALQVNGGFEEGADLGPVISPQSKERIEGLIASAEEEGATILLDGRGFKPPKYPNGNWVAPTIISNVTKDMKCYKEEIFGPVLVCLNVDTLDEAIDLINENEYGNGVAIFTRSGPTAETFRRKIEAGQVGINVPIPVPLPMFSFTGNKKSIAGGGASTFYGKPGINFYTQLKTVTAMWSAEDAISKKADVAMPTHS, from the exons ATGCGTCGTTTCGCATCCCGAGCTGCTGTGGCTTCCTCCCATTTCTCGTCCTCGCAACGATCAGCCAGCGCTCTGTTGGGTTCTTCGTCTCCAGCACTCAGAATGGCTCCCTCGAAGAACAGCACCCACTCGgcctcggccgccgccgTGAGGAGGATACACGCCACCGCTCAGCACCTTCGTCCCGCCGGAACCGCCTCGGCCTACGGCCTGGCCAGCACGGCTACCAACTTCCCCACCACGCACGAGAAGCTCCAGACGGCGTACGACACCCCCTGGTTCGTCAACAACGAGTTCGTCAAGTCGGCCACCTCGCAGTACATTGACCTGCACGACCCGGCCACGAACGAGTTGATTACCCGGGTCCCGCAGAACACGGACGAGGAGCTAAAggctgcggtggcggcggcggagaaggcgTTCAAGAGCTGGAGCGCGACGAGCGTGCTGCACAGGCAGCAGATCATGTTCAAGTTTGTGGGGTTGATTAGGGAGAATTGGGATAGGTTGGCGGCGAGTATTACGCTGGAGCAGGGGAAGACGTTCGCGGATTCGAAGGGGGATGTGCTGAGGGGGTTGcaggttgctgaggcggcTTGCGGGGCGCCGGAgttgttgaagggggaggttttggaggttgCGAAGGATATGGAGACTAGGACTTATAGGGAGCcgttgggggttgtggctgCCATTTGCCCTTTTA ACTTCCCGGCTATGATTCCGCTTTGGTGTATCCCCGTGGCGACCATCACGGGCAACACGCTCATCCTCAAGCCCTCAGAGCGCGACCCCGGCGCGGCCATGATCCTCGCCGAGCTCACTAAGAAGGCGGGCTTCCCCGAGGGCGTGGTGAACATTGTCCACGGCGCCCACCGCACAGTCAACTTCATCCTCGACGAGCCCGCCATCAAGGCTGTCAGCTTCGTCGGCGGCAACAAGGCGGGCGAGTACATCTTCTCGCGCGGCTCCGCCAACGGCAAGCGTGTCCAGGCCAACCTCGGGGCCAAGAACCACGCTGCTGTCCTCCCAGACTGCAACAAGAACCAGTTCCTCAACGCGGTGGTCGGTGCTGCCTTTGGCGCCGCGGGTCAGCGCTGCATGGCCTTGTCGACTCTTGTCATGGTGGGCGAGACGAAAGAGTGGCTTCCCGAGCTTGCCGAGCGGGCAAAGGCTCTGCAGGTGAATGGTGGGTTTGAAGAGGGCGCTGATTTGGGGCCTGTCATCTCCCCTCAGAGCAAGGAGCGTATCGAGGGGTTGATCGCCtcggccgaggaagagggtgccACTATCCTTCTTGATGGGAGGGGCTTCAAGCCACCCAAGTACCCCAACGGCAACTGGGTCGCTCctaccatcatctccaacgtcACTAAGGACATGAAGTGCTACAAGGAGGAGATCTTTGGCCCTGTCCTCGTTTGCCTCAACGTTGACACGTTGGACGAAGCAATCGATCTGATCAATGAGAACGAGTACGGCAACGGTGTTGCCATCTTTACGAGGAGCGGTCCCACTGCCGAGACGTTCAGACGCAAGATTGAGGCTGGACAGGTCGGGATCAACGTTCCTATTCCTGTGCCCCTTCCTATGTTCAGCTTCACgggcaacaagaagagcaTTGCGGGCGGCGGCGCGAGCACGTTCTACGGGAAGCCGGGGATCAACTTTTACACGCAGCTCAAGACGGTGACGGCCATGTGGAGCGCCGAGGATGCGATTAGCAAGAAGGCGGATGTGGCCATGCCTACTCATTCTTAG
- the CDC6 gene encoding AAA ATPase (EggNog:ENOG503NWCF; COG:L), protein MVSPTLGKRTRSSKENSESAITFDLPAKRTRRTLRSATIADEPEAEKENDIVIAEDEDASDETGETQEKKTTWQEKTFKDVQKTPSKSLARRASVASTVKSSAIPPVTPSTPRHYDVFSKGVTTTPRHRVMSVGKFSKRVTPSTPLTPSSVQTVYHQARQLFSRSADPGQLIGRDDERAKMKGFLSRCTTSKPSGCLYVSGPPGTGKSAMVHRITDETVSESADSSIKKAYINCMSAKSSKDLYYTLLDQLATPEDQETDLSETDVVEALQKLFVPKKKSASNKVYLIVLDEIDHILTLDPESLYRVFEWSLQPTGSRLLMVGIANALDLTDRFLPRLKSRNLKPEILPFLPYTAPQVKNIITTRLKSLLPANHPDQNFIPFFHPAAIELCSRKISTQTGDLRRAFEVCRRAIDLVESETRLKHENEIKENVLQMSPSRKVLGEKHNFSLPKLGQQSSVSGQLIKALQVLTVETAPRVSIGHLNKVTAAAFSNGTMQRLKVLNLQQKAALCSLLAIEKRNRDRVVSSQVGGGTPSKNLPAAPTVKALFESYTRLCKTDSVLHPLSSSEFREVVASLEMVSLIAEVDGKMGSFGGSGTPGGLARTPSRRGKKKDVFGMGDMKVGLVADERRVASCVGFREMEGVVEGEGRGQGILRRVLSGEGLE, encoded by the exons ATGGTATCTCCCACTCTTGGAAAGAGAACCCGGAGTTCAAAAGAGAACTCAG AGTCGGCAATCACCTTTGACCTTCCTGCCAAGCGCACTCGACGAACCCTTCGAAGCGCCACCATTGCGGATGAGCCAGAAGCCGAAAAGGAGAACGACATTGTAATAGCGGAAGACGAAGATGCGAGCGACGAGACTGGCGAgacacaagaaaagaagacaaCCTGGCAAGAAAAGACCTTCAAAGATGTGCAAAAGACGCCCTCAAAATCACTCGCCAGACGAGCCTCGGTGGCCAGCACAGTCAAGAGCTCCGCCATCCCTCCCGTCACGCCTTCAACACCGCGTCACTACGATGTCTTCTCCAAGGGCGTCACAACCACTCCCCGGCACCGGGTCATGTCGGTTGGAAAGTTCTCCAAGCGCGTGACACCCTCGACACCCCTCACCCCGTCCTCCGTTCAAACAGTCTACCACCAAGCGCGTCAGCTCTTCTCCCGCAGCGCGGATCCAGGGCAGCTCATCGGACGCGACGACGAAAGGGCGAAGATGAAGGGATTCCTCAGCCGgtgcaccacctccaaaccaAGCGGCTGCCTCTACGTCAGCGGCCCCCCCGGCACAGGCAAATCCGCCATGGTCCACCGCATCACCGACGAGACCGTCTCCGAGTCTGCTGACTCTTCCATCAAAAAAGCCTACATCAACTGCATGTCAGCCAAGTCCTCCAAGGACCTGTACTATACCCTCCTCGACCAGCTCGCTACCCCCGAAGACCAGGAGACCGACCTTTCCGAAACCGACGTGGTCGAAGCCCTGCAGAAACTCTTCGTCCCCAAAAAGAAGTCGGCCTCGAACAAGGTGTATCTGATTGTCCTTGACGAAATCGAccacatcctcaccctcgacccGGAGTCTTTGTATCGTGTATTCGAATGGTCTCTCCAGCCCACCGGCAGCCGACTCCTCATGGTCGGAATTGCCAACGCCCTCGACCTAACAGATCGCTTCCTTCCCCGCCTCAAATCCCGGAACCTCAAGCCAGAAATCCTCCCATTCTTGCCATACACAGCCCCCCAAGTcaaaaacatcatcaccacccggTTAAAGTCCCTCTTGCCAGCAAACCACCCAGACCAGAACTTtatccccttcttccacccgGCCGCCATTGAGCTCTGCTCCCGAAAAATCTCGACCCAAACCGGTGATCTCCGCCGTGCTTTTGAGGTCTGCCGGCGAGCTATCGATCTTGTCGAATCTGAAACCAGGTTAAAGCACGAGAATGAAATCAAGGAAAACGTGTTGCAAATGTCGCCGTCAAGAAAGGTTCTGGGGGAGAAGCACAATTTTTCTCTTCCCAAGCTGGGGCAGCAGAGCAGCGTGTCTGGGCAGCTTATCAAGGCGTTGCAGGTGCTGACGGTGGAGACGGCGCCGAGGGTGTCAATTGGGCACTTGAACAAGGTTACTGCTGCGGCTTTCAGCAACGGGACTATGCAACGGTTGAAGGTGTTGAATCTTCAGCAAAAGGCGGCGCTGTGCTCGCTGCTGGCGATTGAGAAGCGGAATCGGGACAGGGTTGTTTCTTCtcaagttggtggtggtacgcCGAGTAAGAACTTGCCTGCGGCGCCGACGGTGAAGGCGCTGTTTGAAAGTTATACGAGGCTTTGCAAGACGGACTCGGTGTTGCATCCGTTGAGCTCTTCCGAGTttagggaggtggtggcgagcttggagatggtgagtTTGATtgccgaggtggatgggaagatggGGTCTTTTGGTGGGAGCGGGACGCCGGGGGGTTTGGCGAGGACGCCGagcaggagggggaagaagaaggatgtttttgggatgggggataTGAAGGTTGGATTGGTGGCTgatgagaggagggtggcgagCTGTGTTGGGTttagggagatggagggggttgtggagggggaggggagggggcaagggattttgaggagggtgttgtcgggggaggggttggagtaG